A single window of Archangium gephyra DNA harbors:
- the truB gene encoding tRNA pseudouridine(55) synthase TruB, whose protein sequence is MKPGIYLAHKPVGPTSFSLVQAFMGEVEAAGLTRKQLPVCHGGTLDPFAEGLLLLLAGPATHLMDLLHAVPKTYEAEITWGVETDNGDLLGQVLHEGDTRVLSDNILDAALVPFLGWREQVPPATSAKKVGGEPAYKKAHRGESVELPPSRVYLHEARWLAHELPRRSRLRITCRGGYYVRALARDLGRALGCGAHLSRLHRTAIGPWEDPGPGGRVWLHGREALPWCSSRAIAGDEVNDLKHGRSIPIGETRPPDWRLPEGFPDPEAPVLALQRGQLVALLREQDGGLRTVTPLWPGL, encoded by the coding sequence ATGAAGCCCGGCATCTATCTGGCCCATAAACCGGTGGGCCCCACCAGCTTCTCCCTGGTGCAGGCATTCATGGGCGAGGTGGAAGCCGCGGGCCTCACGCGCAAACAACTGCCCGTCTGCCATGGCGGCACGCTCGACCCCTTCGCCGAGGGCCTGCTGCTGCTGCTGGCGGGCCCGGCCACGCACCTGATGGACCTGCTGCACGCCGTGCCCAAGACGTACGAGGCCGAAATCACCTGGGGCGTGGAGACAGACAATGGAGACCTGCTCGGTCAGGTCCTCCATGAGGGTGATACTCGTGTCCTGTCGGACAATATTCTGGACGCCGCGCTCGTCCCCTTCCTTGGTTGGAGGGAGCAGGTGCCTCCCGCGACCAGTGCCAAGAAGGTAGGCGGTGAACCCGCGTACAAGAAGGCCCACCGGGGCGAGTCCGTGGAGCTTCCTCCTTCTCGCGTCTATCTCCACGAGGCTCGCTGGCTCGCCCACGAGCTGCCCCGCCGCAGCCGCCTGCGCATCACCTGCCGCGGTGGCTACTACGTGCGAGCGCTCGCGCGGGACCTCGGCCGGGCGCTTGGTTGTGGCGCCCACCTGTCCCGGCTGCACCGCACCGCCATCGGCCCGTGGGAGGACCCGGGCCCGGGAGGGCGTGTCTGGCTGCATGGCCGTGAGGCGCTGCCCTGGTGCTCCTCCCGGGCCATCGCGGGCGACGAGGTGAACGACCTCAAGCACGGGCGCTCCATCCCCATTGGAGAAACAAGGCCCCCGGACTGGCGCCTGCCCGAGGGCTTCCCCGACCCGGAAGCACCCGTGCTCGCCCTGCAGCGCGGCCAGTTGGTGGCACTGCTGCGCGAGCAGGACGGAGGCCTGCGCACCGTCACCCCGCTGTGGCCTGGACTGTGA
- a CDS encoding MASE1 domain-containing protein, with translation MHTFISGDNSMVDMGRDRAGEPRAEVWGRAVLLFAAFCGLKALSSLFVFPPLESASVWLPSGLTLAVFLRAAPRRWPAYLAAVFAAEVMLVPLYGDPWDMALVWGLGNCLRSVVGAGLMRRWLDGPVNFSQPRDVVALLVAGGLLSPVPSATLGMGAVALFGPASLSAGDFWHGWLGWYLADGLGAVLFAPLLLTWSAPRPVPRRALEDGELVGSMLLLALVAHAAFGVAEPRGILMSLPYLCLPFVLWSALRLGPRGAATAAMVLGTFAVWHTAARRGPFGAMDATLSERVISVQLFLAVAGLSTLILAAMACDRRRVEREQRLLAESGAVLAESFEPRETLPRVGRLLVPELFSGFAVWLLDEDGRLVPAARLGLAEPAEVRLREELLQLSEPSRRQLGPEGSAVLARIQHQGRLLGGLALVHAGHTHVARSRAMAFAEDLAHHCALALENAHLLGQFQSAVHVRDEFITVAAHELRTPLTALKLQLRNLQRPLQQGASSESLHTRFQAVSRQVGRLGRLVEGLLDVGRLNTGRLPLEREPVELGELVQDVVERFSEDLGRAGCEVSLSLQPHVTGRWDRARLEQALTHLLSNAVKFGARRPIRLQVSQGGGTARLVVEDQGIGVSPEALERIFGRFERAVPSQEYGGLGLGLFLTRQIVEAHGGTIHVTSQPGEGATFVLELPASSLVSYAHGPSPWPQPPADSHPT, from the coding sequence ATGCATACCTTTATTTCCGGGGACAACTCGATGGTGGACATGGGACGGGACAGGGCGGGCGAGCCACGAGCCGAGGTGTGGGGGCGCGCTGTCCTGCTCTTCGCCGCCTTCTGCGGGCTCAAGGCGCTCAGTTCCCTCTTCGTCTTCCCGCCCCTGGAGAGTGCCTCGGTGTGGCTCCCCAGCGGCTTGACGCTCGCCGTCTTCCTGCGCGCGGCCCCGCGCCGCTGGCCCGCGTACCTGGCCGCCGTCTTCGCCGCGGAGGTCATGTTGGTGCCCCTCTATGGGGACCCCTGGGACATGGCCCTCGTGTGGGGGCTGGGCAACTGTCTGCGCTCGGTGGTGGGGGCGGGGTTGATGCGGCGCTGGCTGGACGGGCCGGTGAACTTCTCCCAGCCCCGGGACGTGGTCGCGCTGCTCGTCGCGGGAGGGCTGCTCAGCCCCGTGCCCTCCGCCACGCTGGGCATGGGGGCCGTGGCGCTCTTCGGCCCGGCGTCGCTGAGCGCCGGGGACTTCTGGCACGGCTGGCTGGGCTGGTACCTCGCCGACGGGCTGGGGGCGGTGCTGTTCGCCCCCCTGCTGCTCACCTGGAGCGCCCCGCGCCCCGTGCCCCGCCGCGCGCTGGAGGACGGGGAGCTGGTGGGGTCCATGCTGCTGCTGGCGCTCGTGGCCCATGCCGCCTTCGGTGTGGCCGAGCCCCGGGGCATCCTCATGTCGCTGCCCTACCTGTGTCTGCCCTTCGTCCTCTGGTCGGCGCTGCGGCTGGGCCCTCGGGGCGCGGCCACCGCCGCCATGGTGCTGGGGACGTTCGCCGTCTGGCACACCGCCGCCCGGCGCGGGCCCTTCGGGGCGATGGACGCCACCCTCTCCGAGCGGGTCATCTCCGTGCAGCTCTTCCTCGCGGTGGCGGGCCTGTCCACGCTCATCCTCGCCGCCATGGCGTGTGATCGCCGGCGCGTGGAGCGGGAGCAGCGGCTGCTGGCCGAGTCCGGCGCGGTGCTCGCCGAGTCGTTCGAGCCCCGGGAGACGCTGCCGCGTGTGGGCCGGCTCCTCGTGCCGGAGCTGTTCTCCGGCTTCGCCGTGTGGCTGCTGGATGAGGACGGGCGGCTCGTCCCGGCGGCGCGGCTGGGGCTCGCGGAGCCGGCGGAGGTCCGGTTGCGCGAGGAGCTCCTCCAGCTGTCCGAGCCCTCGCGGCGCCAGCTCGGACCCGAGGGCTCCGCGGTGCTGGCGCGCATCCAGCACCAGGGCCGCCTGTTGGGAGGTCTGGCGCTGGTGCATGCCGGACACACCCACGTGGCCCGCTCGCGGGCGATGGCCTTCGCCGAGGACCTGGCCCACCACTGCGCGCTCGCGCTGGAGAACGCGCACCTGCTCGGGCAGTTCCAGTCCGCCGTCCACGTGCGTGACGAGTTCATCACCGTCGCGGCCCACGAGCTGCGCACCCCGCTCACCGCGCTCAAGTTGCAGCTGCGCAACCTGCAGCGCCCGTTGCAGCAGGGGGCCTCCAGCGAGTCCCTCCACACGCGCTTCCAGGCGGTGTCCCGGCAGGTGGGGCGCCTGGGGCGGCTGGTGGAGGGCCTGCTGGACGTGGGGCGCCTCAACACCGGCCGGTTGCCGCTGGAGCGGGAGCCGGTGGAGCTGGGCGAGCTGGTCCAGGACGTGGTGGAGCGCTTCTCCGAGGACCTGGGGCGCGCCGGCTGCGAGGTGTCGCTGTCCCTCCAGCCGCACGTCACCGGCCGGTGGGACCGGGCCCGGCTGGAGCAGGCCCTCACCCACCTGCTGAGCAACGCCGTGAAGTTCGGCGCCCGCCGGCCCATCCGGCTCCAGGTGTCGCAGGGGGGCGGCACGGCCCGGCTCGTCGTGGAGGATCAGGGCATCGGCGTCTCCCCGGAGGCGCTGGAGCGCATCTTCGGCCGCTTCGAGCGGGCGGTGCCCTCCCAGGAGTATGGCGGCCTGGGGCTCGGCCTCTTCCTCACCCGGCAGATCGTCGAGGCCCATGGGGGCACCATCCACGTCACCAGCCAGCCGGGCGAGGGGGCCACCTTCGTCCTGGAGCTGCCCGCCTCCTCCCTGGTCTCCTACGCGCACGGGCCCTCCCCCTGGCCCCAGCCCCCCGCCGACTCGCACCCCACGTGA